A single window of Helicobacter pylori DNA harbors:
- a CDS encoding endoribonuclease VapD — MYAVTFDLDTNCLNENAVNLSKVYSDIRKFMEQHGFKWQQGSVYFGDETINAVTCVATVQILAKQIPSFAVCVKDVRMLKIEENNDLMPAIKIVL, encoded by the coding sequence ATGTATGCTGTAACTTTTGATCTTGACACCAATTGCTTGAATGAAAACGCAGTGAATCTGTCAAAAGTTTATTCGGATATTCGTAAATTCATGGAACAACATGGCTTTAAATGGCAACAAGGTAGCGTGTATTTTGGCGATGAGACCATCAACGCTGTTACTTGCGTCGCTACGGTGCAAATTTTAGCCAAGCAGATACCAAGTTTTGCGGTTTGTGTTAAAGATGTGAGAATGTTAAAAATAGAAGAAAACAACGATTTAATGCCGGCTATCAAGATTGTTTTATGA
- a CDS encoding DUF3240 family protein, whose protein sequence is MLALEIYIDICLKDALIDYLFEKGFDDFFYVECYKYAASSLLLSQKEQVSGRKDYAKFKLFLSEEVALPLAQALKNQFASKEMKLFYSQTHGL, encoded by the coding sequence ATGCTCGCTTTAGAAATTTATATTGATATTTGCTTGAAAGACGCTTTAATAGATTATTTGTTTGAAAAAGGCTTTGATGATTTTTTTTATGTGGAATGCTATAAATACGCCGCTTCTTCATTGCTTTTAAGCCAAAAAGAGCAGGTGAGTGGGCGTAAAGACTACGCTAAATTCAAGCTTTTTTTAAGCGAGGAAGTCGCTTTACCTCTAGCCCAAGCGTTAAAAAACCAGTTCGCTTCTAAAGAAATGAAATTGTTTTATTCTCAAACGCATGGGTTGTAA
- a CDS encoding efflux RND transporter permease subunit: protein MLASIIEFSLRQRVIVIVGAILILFFGTYSFINTPVDAFPDISPTQVKIILKLPGSSPEEMENNIVRPLELELLGLKGQKSLRSVSKYSISDITIDFDDSVDIYLARNIVNERLSSVMKDLPVGVEGGMAPIVTPLSDIFMFTIDGNITEIEKRQLLDFVIRPQLRMISGVADVNSIGGFSRAFVIVPDFNDMARLGVSISDLESAVRVNLRNSGAGRVDRDGETFLVKIQTASLSLEDIGKITVSTNLGHLHIKDFAKVISQSRTRLGFVTKDGVGETTEGLVLSLKDANTKEIITQVYQKLEELKPFLPSGVSINVFYDRSQFTQKAIATVSKTLIEAVVLIIITLFLFLGNLRASVAVGVILPLSLSVAFIFIKFSDLTLNLMSLGGLIIAIGMLIDSAVVVVENAFEKLSANTKTTKLHAIYRSCKEIAVSVVSGVVIIIVFFVPILTLQGLEGKMFRPLAQSIVYALLGTLVLSITIIPVVSSLVLKATPHSETFLTRFLNRIYAPLLEFFVHNPKKVILGAFVFLIASLSLFPFVGKNFMPALDEGDVVLSVETTPSISLDQSKDLMLNIESAIKKHIKEVKSIVARTGSDELGLDLGGLNQTDTFISFIPKKEWSVKNKDELLEKIMDSLKDFKGINFSFTQPIEMRISEMLTGVRGDLAVKIFGDDIGELNKLSFQIAQALKGIKGSSEVLTTLNEGVNYLYVTPNKESMADVGITSDEFSKFLKSALEGLVVDVIPTGISRTPVMIRQESDFASSITKIKSLALTSKYGVLVPITSIAKIEEVDGPVSVVRENSRRMSVVRSNVVGRDLNSFVEEAKKVIAQNVKLPSSYYITYGGQFENQQRANKRLSTVIPLSILAIFFILFFTFKSIPLALLILLNIPFAVTGGLIALFVVGEYISVPASVGFIALFGIAVLNGVVMIGYFKELLLQGKSVEECVLLGAKRRLRPVLMTACIAGLGLIPLLFSHSVGSEVQKPLAIVVLGGLVTSSALTLLLLPPMFMLIAKKIKIN from the coding sequence TTCAAAATATTCTATTTCAGATATTACGATAGATTTTGATGACAGTGTAGATATTTATTTAGCGAGAAATATTGTCAATGAGCGCTTGAGCAGCGTGATGAAAGATTTGCCCGTGGGGGTTGAAGGGGGCATGGCACCCATTGTTACGCCACTATCAGACATTTTTATGTTCACCATTGATGGCAATATCACCGAGATAGAAAAACGACAGCTTTTAGACTTTGTGATCCGCCCGCAATTAAGAATGATTAGCGGTGTGGCGGATGTCAATTCTATTGGAGGCTTTAGCAGAGCGTTTGTGATCGTGCCGGATTTTAACGACATGGCAAGGCTTGGGGTGAGTATTTCTGATTTAGAATCGGCTGTGAGAGTGAATTTAAGAAACAGCGGAGCGGGGCGCGTGGATAGGGATGGCGAGACTTTTTTAGTCAAAATCCAAACCGCTTCTTTAAGTTTGGAAGACATTGGCAAAATCACCGTTTCCACGAATTTAGGGCATTTGCACATTAAGGATTTTGCAAAAGTCATCAGCCAGTCTCGCACCCGTTTGGGGTTTGTTACTAAAGATGGCGTGGGCGAGACCACAGAGGGCTTGGTGCTTTCTTTAAAAGACGCTAACACCAAAGAAATCATCACTCAAGTGTATCAAAAACTAGAGGAATTAAAACCCTTTTTACCGAGTGGCGTTTCCATTAATGTTTTTTATGATCGCTCACAATTCACGCAAAAAGCCATTGCCACCGTTTCTAAAACCCTCATTGAAGCCGTTGTTTTAATCATCATCACGCTTTTTTTATTTTTAGGGAATTTGAGGGCGAGCGTGGCTGTGGGGGTGATCTTACCCTTAAGCTTGTCCGTGGCGTTTATTTTTATCAAGTTTAGCGATCTGACTTTAAACTTGATGAGTTTGGGGGGGTTGATTATCGCTATAGGGATGCTCATTGACTCAGCCGTAGTGGTGGTGGAAAACGCTTTTGAAAAATTGAGCGCTAACACTAAAACCACTAAACTCCATGCGATCTATCGCTCTTGTAAAGAAATCGCTGTTTCAGTGGTGAGCGGGGTGGTGATTATTATTGTGTTTTTTGTGCCGATTTTGACCTTGCAGGGGTTAGAGGGCAAGATGTTTAGGCCTTTAGCGCAAAGCATAGTGTACGCGCTTTTAGGCACTTTAGTTTTATCCATCACTATCATTCCTGTAGTGAGCTCTCTTGTGTTAAAAGCCACGCCCCATAGCGAAACCTTTTTAACGAGGTTTTTAAACAGAATCTACGCCCCTTTATTGGAATTTTTTGTGCATAACCCTAAAAAAGTGATTTTAGGAGCGTTTGTTTTTTTAATCGCAAGCCTTTCTTTATTCCCTTTTGTGGGGAAGAATTTCATGCCCGCTTTAGATGAGGGCGATGTGGTTTTGAGCGTGGAAACCACCCCTTCTATTTCTTTAGATCAATCTAAAGATCTCATGTTAAACATTGAGAGCGCGATTAAAAAGCACATCAAGGAAGTCAAAAGCATTGTCGCGCGCACAGGGAGCGATGAATTGGGGCTGGATTTAGGGGGGTTGAATCAAACCGATACTTTTATTTCTTTCATCCCTAAAAAAGAATGGAGCGTGAAAAATAAAGATGAATTGTTAGAAAAAATCATGGATTCTTTAAAAGACTTTAAGGGGATTAACTTTTCTTTCACCCAACCCATTGAAATGAGGATTTCTGAAATGCTGACAGGGGTTAGGGGGGATTTAGCGGTTAAGATTTTTGGAGATGATATTGGCGAATTGAATAAATTGAGCTTTCAAATCGCGCAAGCTTTAAAAGGGATTAAAGGCTCTAGTGAAGTTTTAACCACGCTTAATGAGGGCGTGAATTATTTGTATGTAACGCCCAATAAAGAATCGATGGCGGATGTGGGGATCACTAGCGATGAATTTTCCAAGTTTTTAAAATCCGCTTTAGAGGGCTTGGTTGTAGATGTGATCCCTACAGGGATTTCACGAACCCCAGTGATGATCCGCCAAGAGAGCGATTTTGCAAGCTCTATCACTAAAATCAAAAGTTTAGCCTTGACTTCAAAATATGGCGTTTTAGTGCCTATCACTTCTATCGCCAAAATTGAAGAAGTGGATGGCCCTGTTTCTGTTGTGCGCGAAAATTCAAGGCGCATGAGCGTGGTTCGCAGTAATGTGGTGGGGCGCGATTTAAATTCTTTTGTAGAAGAGGCTAAAAAAGTGATCGCTCAAAACGTCAAACTCCCTTCTAGCTACTATATCACTTATGGGGGGCAGTTTGAAAACCAGCAACGGGCCAATAAAAGGCTCTCCACCGTTATCCCTTTAAGCATCTTAGCGATTTTTTTCATTCTTTTTTTCACTTTTAAAAGCATTCCTTTAGCCTTGCTCATTCTTTTGAATATCCCTTTTGCGGTTACCGGAGGCCTTATTGCGTTGTTTGTGGTAGGGGAGTATATTTCAGTGCCAGCGAGCGTGGGCTTTATCGCTCTTTTTGGGATTGCGGTTTTAAATGGCGTGGTGATGATAGGCTATTTTAAAGAGCTTCTCTTACAGGGAAAAAGCGTAGAAGAATGCGTTTTATTGGGCGCTAAAAGGCGTTTGAGGCCGGTTTTAATGACCGCTTGCATTGCCGGTTTGGGTTTGATACCTTTATTATTTTCTCATAGCGTGGGATCCGAAGTCCAAAAACCTTTAGCGATCGTGGTGCTTGGAGGTTTGGTTACCTCAAGCGCTCTAACCTTACTCTTACTGCCACCCATGTTCATGCTCATCGCTAAAAAGATTAAAATCAATTAA
- a CDS encoding dynamin-like GTPase family protein — protein sequence MILRAQTNFVEFLEQVLEVLKGVEIDKTECSTLLASVQKQQLVIPVVGNFSAGKSTLLNRFLGSSVLPTGITPETSLATELHYSTNERIEAFSNNDEKTESFELNEQSFEVIKKNAAEYSYLKVYLNNEALKDSAPLVFVDMPGFDSPISSHTHAILEYLERGVHFVILTSVEEGNLTKRMVRELKNLLEFDKGLSFILSKTNLRTPSQVEEISHYIEEQLQDHLDLTTHLIHSNKDNNALLEVADKIDAEKLFSALYLKRLKFLNSQLQNSLKSVIKNFDYSKEKALEEIQALDLSVKDIEKTYEKLRANLEEEYSSVAVGSVVKKVVEEIREQKSYLASLTNKPNEFNSEIESIMQQSLIKNAKLEIEKINLSFSKDFCAEFASLNNTQLSSGFSVNLEHGLELGINALSVILAKNPVTRPFVLILQGLKPLLKELLILLPNIIASFFRNEEKERAKLENLIEVKVIPEVQYKLKKVLPGLFNECLENSLKGLKDRCELEITHKKQEIALAQTEKEKHLNDLENQKQILENKINALSDLEQQYLKD from the coding sequence ATGATTTTACGCGCACAGACGAATTTTGTGGAGTTTTTAGAACAGGTTTTAGAAGTTTTAAAAGGAGTGGAGATTGATAAAACAGAATGCTCTACTCTTTTAGCAAGCGTTCAAAAACAACAGCTTGTGATACCCGTTGTGGGGAATTTTAGTGCAGGGAAAAGCACACTATTAAACCGCTTTTTAGGTAGTAGCGTTTTGCCTACCGGTATCACGCCAGAGACTTCTTTAGCCACTGAATTACACTATAGCACTAACGAACGCATAGAAGCTTTTTCAAACAATGATGAAAAAACAGAAAGTTTTGAACTGAATGAACAAAGTTTTGAGGTGATTAAAAAGAATGCGGCGGAGTATTCCTACCTTAAGGTTTATTTGAATAATGAAGCCCTAAAAGATAGCGCTCCTTTGGTGTTTGTGGATATGCCAGGCTTTGATAGCCCTATTTCAAGCCACACCCATGCCATTTTGGAATATTTGGAAAGGGGCGTGCATTTTGTCATCCTCACAAGCGTAGAAGAGGGTAACCTTACTAAACGCATGGTTAGGGAATTAAAAAACCTTTTAGAGTTTGACAAAGGCCTTAGCTTTATTTTGAGTAAAACGAATTTAAGAACGCCTTCGCAAGTGGAAGAGATTTCTCATTATATTGAAGAGCAACTTCAGGATCACCTTGATTTGACAACGCATCTTATCCATTCTAATAAAGACAATAACGCCCTTTTAGAGGTAGCGGATAAAATAGACGCTGAAAAGCTTTTTAGTGCTTTGTATTTGAAACGATTGAAGTTTTTAAATTCCCAGTTACAAAACAGCCTAAAAAGCGTGATTAAAAACTTTGATTATTCTAAAGAAAAGGCGTTAGAAGAAATACAAGCTTTGGATTTGAGCGTTAAAGACATTGAAAAAACCTATGAAAAATTAAGGGCTAATTTAGAAGAAGAATATTCTAGCGTGGCTGTGGGATCGGTGGTTAAAAAAGTAGTAGAAGAGATCAGGGAGCAAAAATCCTATTTAGCCTCTTTAACCAACAAGCCTAACGAGTTCAATAGCGAAATAGAAAGCATCATGCAGCAAAGCTTGATCAAAAACGCTAAATTAGAGATTGAAAAGATCAACCTTTCTTTTTCAAAAGATTTTTGTGCGGAATTTGCAAGCTTGAACAACACGCAGCTTTCTAGCGGTTTTTCTGTAAATTTAGAGCATGGCCTTGAATTAGGGATCAACGCTTTAAGCGTGATCTTAGCCAAGAACCCGGTTACAAGACCTTTCGTGCTGATCTTACAAGGGTTAAAACCTCTTTTAAAAGAATTATTGATCTTACTGCCTAATATCATCGCTTCATTCTTTAGAAATGAGGAAAAAGAGCGGGCGAAGTTAGAAAATCTGATTGAAGTCAAAGTGATACCAGAGGTTCAATACAAGCTTAAAAAAGTTTTACCGGGCTTGTTTAATGAATGCTTGGAAAATTCCCTAAAAGGTTTAAAAGATCGGTGCGAATTAGAAATCACGCATAAAAAACAAGAAATCGCGCTCGCTCAAACAGAAAAAGAAAAACACCTAAATGATTTAGAAAATCAAAAACAAATCTTAGAAAACAAGATCAACGCTTTAAGCGATCTAGAACAACAATATTTAAAGGATTAA